CTCCTCGCGGCGCCCGCTTTTGCGCAGCAGGAAGTGATGGCTGGCACTGGCGCTGTTTTGCGCGCGCTCGACAAGGTGAATGGGGATGTCACGGATATCACCATCGCGCCCGGTGAGCAGGCCGGGTTTGGCCGACTTGTTGTGCGCATGGCGCAGTGCCGCTATCCGGCCGGGAACCCTGCGGGGGATGCGTTTGCATTTCTCACGATGCGCGATATCGACGCGGATGAGGACATGTTTTCGGGCTGGATGGTTGCCTCATCTCCGGCTCTGAACGGGCTTGATCATCCGCGCTACGATGTCTGGGTCATGCGCTGCAAGACTGAGTGAGTGTCTGCGTCGAGCGGGACTGCATGAATATCTGCGCGTGTGGCGAGGGCCAATTCGAGCCGCAGGTGGTACGTGCTGCGTGATATCTCTTTCGCACCAAGGCTTTCGAGATGCGATGTGATAAATTGCGTATCAAACAGAGTGAAGCCGCAGCGGCGTAGGTGATCTACCAGATGCGCAAGCGCGCGTTTTGAGCCGTCAACCCGCGCCGAAAACATGCTCTCTCCGAAGAACGCCGATTGCAGCGCCACACCGTAGACGCCCCCTGTAAGCGCGCCGCCCTCCCAAACCTCAAGTGAATGGGCGTGGCCCATGTGGTGCAACGCGCTGTAAAGGCTTCTAATTTCTGCGCTGATCCATGTCTCATCGCGCGCGGCACAGCCGTCAACCACGCCCTCGAAATCCGCATTCAGGCTGACCGTGTAGCCGCCG
The nucleotide sequence above comes from Roseovarius carneus. Encoded proteins:
- the aat gene encoding leucyl/phenylalanyl-tRNA--protein transferase; amino-acid sequence: MKDDNFTLTPALLLNAYAAGIFPMAESREDPEIYWVDPKRRGILPLDGFHISRSLARRMRRGGYTVSLNADFEGVVDGCAARDETWISAEIRSLYSALHHMGHAHSLEVWEGGALTGGVYGVALQSAFFGESMFSARVDGSKRALAHLVDHLRRCGFTLFDTQFITSHLESLGAKEISRSTYHLRLELALATRADIHAVPLDADTHSVLQRMTQTS
- a CDS encoding DUF2155 domain-containing protein, with the protein product MRSVAVACLLAAPAFAQQEVMAGTGAVLRALDKVNGDVTDITIAPGEQAGFGRLVVRMAQCRYPAGNPAGDAFAFLTMRDIDADEDMFSGWMVASSPALNGLDHPRYDVWVMRCKTE